From a region of the Streptomyces sp. NBC_01454 genome:
- a CDS encoding transcriptional regulator — MNAATFAAVFIALYVAHSVGDHWVQTSHQSATKGCPGWTGRLADARHVGTLTATKLALLLPVAALLGLNLSVLGLVIGMGVDAFTHWWADRRSTLAWLAKVTGKTEFYGLGTAAHPAHPVTADGKPAAHLGTGAYALDQSFHHLWLLVAALIIATV; from the coding sequence ATGAATGCCGCTACGTTCGCCGCTGTCTTCATCGCCCTGTACGTCGCTCACAGCGTGGGTGACCACTGGGTTCAGACCTCGCACCAGTCGGCCACCAAGGGGTGCCCGGGCTGGACCGGCCGCCTGGCCGACGCCCGCCACGTTGGCACTCTGACCGCCACCAAGCTGGCCTTACTCCTCCCGGTCGCCGCCCTGCTGGGCCTGAACCTTTCAGTCCTCGGGCTGGTGATCGGCATGGGCGTAGACGCGTTCACGCACTGGTGGGCGGACCGCCGCAGCACGCTGGCGTGGCTGGCCAAGGTCACCGGCAAGACCGAGTTCTACGGCCTCGGCACTGCTGCCCACCCCGCACACCCTGTCACCGCTGACGGCAAGCCTGCCGCTCACCTCGGCACCGGTGCCTACGCACTTGACCAGTCCTTCCACCACCTGTGGCTGCTGGTCGCCGCGCTGATCATCGCCACCGTCTGA
- a CDS encoding DUF4231 domain-containing protein, whose amino-acid sequence MTAILELQSKIRVRKLQLRTLYGTGFATLLSSLAIYIATVSTWRTVDLGKVNKVAIPLTLACGIAFWILAYMEKERLRDERKSVRELQLELQIAEERRILEASQLGVPVEHRQYTYKDSLPRELDQLRTEAQHYRRIHNLFQSIIIIGSLGTTTAASLAETPSYLKWVTVGLSFSVGVSAGFTGYFKYRERSFYLQQTADDIDQHATAFELGIPPYTGDENENLLKLTKEVESLRVEQRKRQQQLDQPQEGRDGTV is encoded by the coding sequence ATGACTGCAATTCTAGAGTTGCAGTCAAAAATTCGAGTAAGGAAACTTCAGCTCCGCACTCTTTACGGTACTGGATTCGCGACACTCCTTTCGAGTCTCGCGATCTACATCGCCACGGTTTCCACATGGCGCACGGTCGACCTTGGAAAGGTAAACAAGGTTGCAATCCCTCTGACCCTTGCATGTGGAATCGCATTCTGGATCCTCGCCTACATGGAAAAAGAACGCTTACGCGATGAACGTAAGTCCGTCCGCGAACTCCAACTAGAGCTGCAAATCGCCGAAGAGAGGAGAATCCTCGAAGCATCGCAGCTCGGCGTCCCGGTAGAGCATCGTCAATATACTTATAAAGACTCGCTGCCCCGGGAGCTTGACCAGCTTCGGACCGAGGCACAGCATTACCGCAGGATTCACAACCTGTTTCAGTCGATCATTATCATCGGCTCGTTAGGTACCACCACTGCTGCTAGCCTGGCAGAAACCCCCTCATACCTTAAATGGGTAACCGTGGGGCTGAGTTTCTCGGTCGGAGTTTCTGCAGGTTTCACAGGGTACTTCAAGTACCGTGAACGAAGCTTCTACTTGCAGCAAACCGCAGACGATATCGACCAACATGCCACTGCATTTGAACTAGGCATCCCCCCTTACACAGGGGATGAGAACGAGAACCTCTTGAAGCTGACCAAAGAAGTTGAATCGCTTCGCGTAGAGCAGCGCAAGAGGCAGCAACAACTCGACCAGCCGCAAGAGGGTCGAGATGGCACCGTCTGA
- a CDS encoding GGDEF domain-containing protein has protein sequence MSEPLTMLAAALPLAAGWTVHSLRLRRRIEAARRDPLSGLWTREPFEERARRSLESGHRAVVVIDLDGFKQINDTYGHAVGDAVIAATGQRLERWSLNNGGVAARLGGDEFAAVVSVYSLADLHWAMDQLAEELRAPVEFEDHVLWVGFSAGVVRTHRCSRAANLSRLMRCADEVMYGAKQTGGGWMAAGGNATPAYRTVNGRRDGRRGTSVHQSTERGTR, from the coding sequence ATGAGCGAGCCCCTGACCATGCTGGCCGCGGCTCTGCCGCTTGCAGCCGGATGGACTGTCCATAGCCTGAGGCTGCGCCGCCGCATCGAGGCCGCGCGCCGCGACCCGCTGTCGGGGCTGTGGACGCGCGAGCCGTTCGAGGAGCGCGCTCGGCGAAGCTTGGAGTCCGGACATCGGGCGGTCGTAGTCATCGACCTGGATGGTTTTAAGCAGATCAACGACACCTACGGCCATGCGGTCGGGGATGCGGTGATCGCAGCGACGGGCCAGCGCTTGGAGCGGTGGAGCCTGAACAACGGCGGAGTGGCTGCCCGGCTCGGGGGCGACGAGTTCGCTGCCGTCGTCAGTGTCTACAGCCTGGCGGACCTTCACTGGGCCATGGACCAGTTGGCTGAAGAGCTGCGCGCACCGGTCGAGTTCGAGGACCACGTGCTGTGGGTCGGGTTCTCTGCCGGCGTGGTCCGCACGCACCGGTGCAGCCGCGCGGCAAATCTGTCGCGGTTGATGCGGTGCGCGGATGAGGTCATGTACGGCGCCAAGCAGACCGGTGGCGGCTGGATGGCTGCAGGCGGCAACGCCACCCCCGCTTACCGGACGGTCAACGGCCGCCGCGACGGCCGCCGCGGCACCAGCGTGCACCAGAGCACGGAAAGGGGCACGCGATGA
- a CDS encoding NUDIX hydrolase yields MSENEHEAKMARPRMASGALFFDDQGRVMMLEPTYKDYQEIPGGYVETGESPQQACVREVREELGIAPEICRLLAMDWAPSPTEGDKVLYIFDGGILSPELQGQIQLQTAEIRAYAFHPVSDVADLTIPRLARRVQAAARARAEGRTVYLEHGREVNHTS; encoded by the coding sequence ATGAGCGAGAACGAGCACGAGGCGAAGATGGCGCGCCCGAGAATGGCTTCGGGCGCGCTGTTCTTTGACGACCAGGGCCGAGTCATGATGCTTGAGCCGACGTACAAGGACTACCAGGAGATCCCAGGGGGCTACGTCGAGACTGGCGAGTCGCCGCAACAAGCGTGCGTCCGCGAGGTGCGTGAGGAGCTGGGCATCGCGCCGGAGATTTGCCGCCTGCTCGCCATGGACTGGGCTCCCAGCCCCACAGAGGGCGACAAAGTCCTCTACATCTTCGACGGCGGCATCCTCTCACCGGAACTCCAAGGACAGATCCAGCTGCAAACTGCGGAGATCAGGGCGTACGCCTTCCATCCAGTCTCCGACGTAGCCGATCTCACGATCCCGCGGCTCGCCAGACGAGTCCAAGCAGCCGCCAGGGCTCGGGCCGAGGGGCGGACGGTCTATCTGGAGCATGGCAGAGAGGTAAACCACACCAGTTGA
- a CDS encoding HsdM family class I SAM-dependent methyltransferase produces MTARLLNYYNLLHDRGLSAMEAVEQLTYLLVLKVEDEDRNTTIVSEPPAPSIQHDWVALTRKAGEPLVAQYTEILAQRSSSTSGTAVDAVFAGAQNHVPDHALLQRLVLDLFDCEQWGARGTSLLGEVYGELLQRTMNERRSGAGQFFTPRPLIDAIVEVLQPEITDTISDPACGMGGFLLGAHDYLARDLASRTSYEQRQYRNQQRWGEELVPSTARLATANLLLHGAVSAGQPAPITVRDALAQQPCRKASLVLTHPPFGKHAEISGESSRDMYERSDFLVVSTDKQINFLQHAMSLTAVQGRSAVIVPDNILFALGAAEAVRRNLLNRFDVHTLLRLPAGTFPSASGVRASVIFFDHHPNRAGEYPQTSRIWVYDLRSRHRSPLRDNPLSQRDLNAFVSSYGPGLFRADRRETENFRCFDIHDVLDHGHASLDLTPPNEASRESSLAAPEEIAQGVLEDLQIALQEFEELTAELLHEDAE; encoded by the coding sequence ATGACCGCGCGGCTCCTGAACTACTACAACCTGCTGCATGACCGCGGGCTGTCTGCCATGGAAGCCGTCGAGCAGCTCACATATCTACTCGTGCTCAAAGTCGAGGACGAAGACCGGAATACCACAATAGTCAGCGAGCCGCCTGCGCCATCCATACAGCACGATTGGGTGGCGCTGACAAGGAAGGCGGGAGAGCCGCTTGTCGCCCAGTACACCGAGATACTCGCCCAGCGCTCGTCCAGTACCTCCGGTACCGCCGTGGACGCTGTCTTCGCCGGCGCACAGAACCACGTACCCGATCACGCACTGCTGCAGCGGCTCGTCCTCGATCTGTTCGATTGCGAGCAATGGGGTGCGCGCGGGACGAGTCTTCTGGGCGAGGTATATGGCGAGCTTCTCCAAAGAACGATGAACGAAAGAAGATCCGGGGCCGGTCAGTTCTTCACGCCCCGCCCGCTCATCGATGCCATCGTCGAAGTGCTCCAACCAGAGATCACTGACACCATCAGTGATCCAGCCTGCGGCATGGGCGGCTTCCTCCTCGGTGCGCACGACTATCTCGCACGGGATCTGGCCAGCCGCACCTCGTATGAGCAGCGTCAGTACCGCAACCAACAGCGCTGGGGAGAAGAGCTGGTCCCTAGTACTGCCCGGTTGGCGACCGCGAACCTGCTTCTGCACGGAGCTGTCTCTGCCGGGCAACCGGCACCGATCACTGTGAGGGACGCACTGGCTCAACAGCCCTGTCGCAAAGCCTCGCTGGTGCTCACGCATCCGCCGTTCGGCAAGCATGCAGAGATCTCCGGGGAGAGTTCCCGCGACATGTATGAGCGATCAGATTTCTTGGTCGTCTCGACAGACAAGCAGATCAATTTCCTGCAGCACGCCATGTCGCTGACGGCCGTGCAGGGGCGATCAGCGGTTATCGTTCCCGACAACATCCTCTTTGCCTTGGGCGCGGCAGAGGCCGTGCGGCGAAACCTGCTGAACAGGTTCGACGTCCACACCCTACTCAGGCTGCCTGCGGGAACCTTCCCCTCAGCCAGCGGCGTCAGGGCGAGCGTCATCTTCTTCGATCATCATCCCAATCGCGCGGGCGAGTATCCTCAAACATCCAGAATTTGGGTCTACGACCTGCGCTCAAGACACCGATCCCCCCTTAGAGACAATCCGCTTAGCCAAAGAGACCTGAACGCATTCGTGTCCTCGTACGGTCCAGGTCTATTCCGAGCGGATCGCCGAGAGACAGAAAACTTCCGATGCTTCGACATCCACGATGTGCTTGACCATGGTCACGCAAGCCTTGATCTCACGCCGCCGAACGAGGCCTCGAGGGAGAGCTCCCTGGCCGCTCCTGAAGAGATCGCACAAGGTGTTCTTGAAGATCTACAAATAGCCCTGCAGGAGTTCGAGGAGCTGACTGCGGAACTGCTGCACGAAGACGCTGAATGA
- a CDS encoding helix-turn-helix domain-containing protein: MEKVFDSNDFSARDALSGWEKATTDEVMPTSFKQIGTDAFRGWLSTMPLGAVQVSAMAYSSYLTRRTPKLIRASDPETLAFCVTNSGPHVIEQNRHRAALRPGELLLVESSRPFETYAEGGNLLIQFPRTLLPLPARHINQLICRALPGDQGMGRLLTAFLTHLAEDSTHYTPHDTVRLGTVGLDLVTATLAHFLEREVDIPSDSRQRVLYLRITSFIERHLGDTALTAGEIAAAHHISVRSLHRLFQQHGVTVRSWRSGQRLEHCRRDLADPLKRHVPIHAIAARWGFPHAADFTRAFRTLHGITPSDYRNQAHHHSTQAGTPR; this comes from the coding sequence GTGGAGAAAGTTTTCGACAGCAACGACTTCTCGGCGCGAGATGCTCTTTCAGGGTGGGAGAAGGCCACCACGGATGAGGTGATGCCGACATCGTTCAAGCAGATCGGTACGGATGCCTTCCGTGGATGGCTCAGCACGATGCCGCTGGGAGCGGTCCAGGTATCAGCGATGGCGTACTCGTCCTACCTCACACGGAGAACCCCGAAGCTGATCCGCGCCTCGGACCCGGAAACCCTTGCCTTCTGCGTCACGAACTCCGGCCCACATGTGATCGAGCAGAATCGCCATCGCGCTGCGCTCCGACCGGGTGAACTCCTGCTCGTCGAAAGCTCGCGCCCCTTCGAGACCTACGCCGAAGGCGGGAACCTCCTCATCCAGTTCCCCCGTACGCTGCTTCCCTTACCTGCCCGCCACATCAATCAGCTCATCTGCCGGGCCCTTCCCGGAGATCAGGGCATGGGACGGCTGCTGACAGCCTTTCTCACCCACCTGGCAGAAGACAGCACGCACTACACGCCACATGACACCGTGCGACTCGGCACCGTCGGCCTGGACTTGGTCACCGCTACGCTGGCGCACTTCCTGGAGCGGGAGGTTGACATCCCCTCCGACTCCCGTCAACGCGTCCTGTACCTGCGCATCACCTCGTTCATCGAGCGTCACCTCGGCGACACCGCCCTCACTGCGGGTGAGATAGCAGCAGCCCACCACATCTCGGTTCGCTCACTGCACAGGCTTTTCCAGCAGCACGGCGTGACCGTCCGTTCCTGGAGAAGCGGCCAACGCCTCGAACACTGCCGCCGAGACCTGGCTGACCCGTTGAAGCGTCACGTGCCAATCCACGCCATCGCAGCCCGCTGGGGATTCCCCCACGCCGCAGATTTCACCCGCGCCTTCCGCACTCTGCACGGCATCACCCCCAGCGACTACCGGAACCAAGCACACCACCACAGCACCCAGGCTGGCACACCAAGATAA
- a CDS encoding SpoIIE family protein phosphatase encodes MAEPQSGTPLATVLIDPDGRVQLWSDGAQALTGYPDQEVIGRDAALLADRTRLRGGALVQALLRTADSVHTDWLRCRDGTCRSVSWHPVPVPLAAGTGVLAVAVPETQVTSQGHAVTLDRLLHSSPVGLAVVDTELRYVYVNESYARVHCIPVEQHLGRSALEILDLPDPDAMEKMLRRVVDKGETIENLRVAANRPDGDAYEVIGNLFPLQGPDGRVMGVGGVIYELTDGGGELLDTAHVRRRLELLGRVSARLGQGLDPRTVATELVAACVPGFADAVEVDLLESAAQPTADSFDARAAESGEQPAAPRGPLFHPLNLTSGASRPRPEDALPQPRPTLRAAAQCVSSAQPVAFETAKKDGSALHGMAVPLVAVGRVIGAVTFLRQADAFSSEDTLLAREITARTATAIDNALLYRRERLAALALQRHLLPTQLPSAKWFQLTYRYRPAEDDTLAGGDWYDAVPLPGGRIGLGIGDVIGHGVGAAAAMGCYRSSVHALLAVGLPPGQLLTRLDGLFTGNDGELAATCTCVVYDGGVGRCRIALAGHPPPLLIRPDGSVALLECEPGPPVGMGLHDVYADQEHPVPPGSLIVLYTDGMIEDRNAVLDLDQGIALLSRAVRDPKAPLDEICDAMTAVRPANSADDAALLVARLGRL; translated from the coding sequence GTGGCCGAGCCACAATCCGGGACCCCGCTGGCCACAGTCCTCATCGATCCCGACGGGCGCGTCCAGCTCTGGAGCGACGGCGCACAGGCGCTGACCGGCTATCCGGATCAGGAGGTCATCGGCCGGGACGCGGCGCTGCTCGCCGACCGGACGAGGCTACGGGGAGGTGCCCTCGTCCAGGCACTGCTGCGCACCGCCGACAGCGTGCACACCGACTGGCTCCGCTGCCGCGACGGCACATGCCGCAGCGTCTCCTGGCACCCCGTGCCAGTTCCGCTGGCGGCCGGTACGGGCGTACTCGCCGTGGCGGTGCCCGAGACACAAGTGACCAGCCAGGGCCACGCGGTCACGCTCGACCGTCTTCTGCATTCCTCACCCGTCGGCCTGGCGGTAGTCGACACGGAACTGCGCTACGTGTATGTCAACGAGTCGTACGCCCGCGTGCATTGCATCCCCGTCGAACAGCATCTGGGCCGGTCCGCCCTCGAAATTCTGGACCTTCCTGATCCGGATGCGATGGAAAAGATGCTGCGCCGCGTTGTGGACAAAGGGGAGACCATCGAGAACCTCCGGGTGGCGGCCAACAGGCCGGACGGCGATGCGTACGAGGTCATCGGAAACCTGTTCCCGCTTCAAGGGCCCGACGGCAGGGTCATGGGCGTAGGAGGCGTCATCTACGAGTTGACGGACGGCGGAGGGGAACTCCTGGACACGGCCCACGTGCGGCGCAGGCTGGAACTGCTGGGCCGGGTCAGTGCCAGGCTCGGCCAGGGGTTGGACCCTCGAACCGTCGCGACCGAGCTTGTAGCAGCCTGCGTTCCGGGATTCGCCGATGCTGTCGAGGTCGATCTGCTGGAGAGCGCGGCGCAGCCGACCGCCGATTCCTTCGACGCCCGTGCGGCGGAATCCGGCGAGCAGCCCGCTGCCCCACGGGGGCCTCTTTTCCACCCCCTGAATCTCACGTCAGGCGCCAGCAGGCCACGTCCCGAGGACGCGCTGCCGCAGCCACGTCCGACGCTCCGGGCCGCCGCCCAGTGCGTCAGCTCAGCGCAGCCTGTGGCATTCGAGACCGCTAAGAAGGACGGGTCCGCACTGCACGGCATGGCGGTGCCGCTGGTCGCGGTCGGCAGGGTGATCGGAGCCGTGACCTTCCTGCGGCAGGCGGATGCCTTCAGTTCCGAGGACACGCTCCTGGCGCGCGAGATCACGGCCCGTACCGCCACCGCGATCGACAACGCGCTGCTCTATCGACGCGAACGGCTGGCCGCTCTCGCGCTCCAGCGCCACCTGCTCCCCACCCAGCTGCCATCGGCGAAGTGGTTCCAACTGACGTACCGCTACCGCCCGGCCGAAGACGACACCTTGGCCGGGGGCGACTGGTACGACGCGGTGCCCCTCCCGGGCGGCCGGATCGGGTTGGGGATCGGTGACGTGATCGGCCATGGCGTGGGCGCCGCCGCCGCGATGGGCTGCTACCGCTCCTCGGTGCACGCGCTGCTGGCCGTGGGACTGCCGCCAGGACAACTGCTCACCCGCTTGGACGGGTTGTTCACCGGAAACGACGGCGAACTCGCCGCGACCTGTACCTGCGTCGTGTACGACGGGGGTGTGGGACGCTGCCGCATCGCACTCGCCGGACACCCGCCCCCTCTGCTGATCAGGCCGGACGGATCAGTAGCCCTGCTGGAGTGCGAGCCAGGGCCGCCCGTGGGGATGGGCCTCCACGACGTGTACGCCGACCAGGAACACCCCGTCCCGCCCGGGAGCCTGATAGTCCTCTACACGGACGGGATGATCGAAGACCGCAATGCGGTTCTGGACCTCGACCAGGGAATCGCGCTCCTGAGCCGTGCCGTCCGCGACCCGAAGGCACCCCTGGACGAGATCTGTGACGCGATGACGGCGGTACGTCCGGCCAACTCCGCGGACGACGCCGCGCTCCTTGTCGCACGGCTGGGCCGGCTCTGA
- a CDS encoding DNA/RNA helicase domain-containing protein encodes MSKVAGGGTWSDLEAFWPAEELVRNRQRLSNKIAEIYEAAHPNHAKASAADKKTWRESLYEVATALRDVDLGQVYVFVEYRVHADMSPIDVVLAGEHPDGGLSFAAIEMKQWGTIERPDPAKGTAKLCAECRQSTTGELCEDCAIGRVYAPFYREHRKHPAVQVKDNLEALKRHHSMFDDRYVHLAGAAYLHNLKDPDCQWISMVRPAPGVPTFTARQPDDLRKFLTKRFSPVKNAAAAQALLGRRRASSLLTDEIGSIVNGHTHFSLSEKQLEAVDQVMESVRKPLPGAKKVYVISGRAGTGKSLLALTALGEALNKGYEARFVSGGIASRDNLQRGAKGKKKYFTTLNQVANKVAPNGLDLLVCDEAHRLTERPQSGSYAMRPGESSVSVIVTRARVPVFFVDGDQRLFAEDAWSEADLIEAIQDLKAEVVPIRLDRSLRAVGSSTYDTWVGHLLAGRPVPWNAGDDENPELFELYYTDRAARMEEFLQPKLDAGHSARMTAGMCWEWTDTSGTYPDVAPEPGWARPWNAEDTHNTPGVPSRRFWATGDGGFGQVGCVHTAQGLEYEWGGVIMGPDLTWAEGSWALDRDWVKSKAIRIDSDEILTQRLRNAYGVLMTRSIRGTVLYSMDPATRQLFAELGVPKL; translated from the coding sequence GTGAGCAAAGTGGCTGGCGGGGGCACGTGGTCGGATCTAGAGGCGTTCTGGCCGGCTGAGGAGCTGGTGCGCAACAGGCAGCGGCTCAGCAACAAGATTGCTGAGATCTATGAAGCCGCGCATCCAAACCATGCCAAGGCCTCTGCTGCCGACAAGAAGACGTGGCGCGAGAGCCTCTACGAGGTTGCGACTGCCCTCAGGGACGTTGACCTCGGGCAGGTCTATGTCTTCGTCGAGTACAGAGTTCACGCCGATATGAGCCCAATCGATGTGGTTCTTGCCGGAGAGCACCCTGACGGCGGACTGAGCTTCGCCGCCATTGAGATGAAGCAATGGGGCACCATCGAGCGGCCCGACCCGGCCAAGGGGACGGCCAAGCTGTGCGCTGAGTGCAGGCAGTCCACCACTGGAGAGCTCTGCGAAGACTGCGCCATTGGCCGCGTCTACGCACCGTTCTACCGGGAGCACAGAAAGCACCCTGCAGTGCAGGTGAAAGACAATCTGGAGGCGCTGAAGCGGCATCACAGCATGTTCGACGATCGGTACGTACACCTCGCCGGCGCAGCCTACTTACATAACCTGAAGGATCCTGACTGCCAGTGGATCAGCATGGTGCGGCCGGCGCCGGGAGTTCCGACGTTCACGGCACGGCAACCAGACGATCTCCGTAAGTTCCTCACCAAGCGCTTCAGTCCCGTCAAGAATGCCGCGGCAGCGCAGGCACTCCTGGGCCGTCGCCGTGCCAGCTCTCTGCTCACGGACGAGATCGGGTCTATCGTCAACGGTCACACGCATTTCAGCCTGTCGGAGAAGCAGCTTGAAGCTGTGGACCAGGTCATGGAATCGGTCCGCAAACCGTTGCCTGGCGCAAAGAAGGTGTACGTCATCAGCGGGCGGGCGGGCACCGGAAAGTCGCTCCTGGCCCTGACAGCGCTCGGAGAGGCACTCAACAAGGGTTACGAAGCGCGATTTGTGTCGGGTGGTATTGCCTCCCGCGACAACCTCCAGCGCGGAGCCAAGGGAAAGAAGAAGTACTTCACGACCTTGAACCAGGTCGCGAACAAGGTGGCGCCCAACGGGCTCGACTTGCTGGTGTGCGACGAAGCGCACCGGCTTACCGAGCGTCCCCAGTCGGGTTCGTACGCGATGCGGCCCGGCGAGTCGTCGGTTTCGGTGATCGTGACACGGGCCAGAGTCCCTGTCTTCTTCGTGGACGGCGACCAGCGACTCTTCGCCGAGGATGCCTGGTCCGAAGCGGATCTCATCGAGGCCATTCAAGACCTCAAGGCAGAGGTCGTGCCCATCAGGCTTGACAGGTCTCTTCGAGCGGTCGGGAGCTCCACCTACGACACATGGGTGGGGCATCTCCTGGCGGGCCGACCAGTGCCGTGGAACGCGGGCGACGACGAGAATCCGGAGCTTTTCGAGCTCTACTACACCGACAGGGCGGCCCGGATGGAGGAGTTCCTCCAGCCCAAGCTTGATGCAGGGCACAGCGCCCGGATGACTGCCGGCATGTGCTGGGAGTGGACCGACACGTCCGGTACCTACCCGGACGTCGCCCCGGAACCGGGGTGGGCTCGCCCGTGGAACGCGGAGGACACGCATAACACGCCGGGTGTTCCATCGCGCCGGTTCTGGGCTACAGGCGACGGCGGCTTCGGTCAGGTCGGCTGCGTGCACACGGCCCAAGGCCTGGAATACGAGTGGGGCGGAGTCATCATGGGCCCTGACCTCACCTGGGCCGAGGGCTCGTGGGCCCTGGACCGTGACTGGGTGAAGAGCAAGGCCATCCGAATCGACTCCGACGAAATCTTGACGCAGCGACTTCGTAATGCCTACGGCGTACTGATGACTCGATCCATCCGCGGCACGGTGCTCTACTCCATGGATCCGGCCACCAGACAGCTCTTCGCGGAACTTGGCGTTCCGAAGCTCTGA
- a CDS encoding helix-turn-helix domain-containing protein: MRGMTQHLTTGERVAWYRHRRGLSQEVLAGLIGRTADWLGKAENGRIELDRLSVIRALAHALDVSIGDLIGEPTLLEWTAESGRRTVPALREALMDYRLLTPLISPAADGAPPTLTALRSDVGEIWDTYQGSRFGLAARQLPLVLSDALLSARTYAGREREEANGLLALTYQGAAMVLGKLGENELAWIAADRGLAAAQQCGSDVITGSLFRSVTHCLLSTGRYETAVSLVNDAAGVLEPGLAAASPAFMSVYGTLFLTGSMAAARAEDRATTQAFLREAQTVADRLGDDANHMWTAFGPTNVAIHRVATAGELGDVQVAVELGPQVDTSGLPVERRVRHSLEVARALSSWNRTDDALAMVLEAERISPEQVKHHYMSRELVLGWIRGTRGRPSRPIADLADRLRVV, from the coding sequence ATGCGAGGAATGACGCAGCACCTAACGACCGGCGAGCGCGTGGCCTGGTACCGGCACCGCCGTGGACTCTCTCAGGAGGTGCTGGCCGGTCTGATTGGCCGCACCGCAGACTGGCTCGGCAAAGCCGAGAACGGCCGCATCGAGCTTGACCGCCTGTCCGTAATCCGAGCGCTCGCCCACGCCTTGGATGTCTCCATTGGCGACCTGATCGGCGAGCCGACGCTCCTGGAGTGGACCGCAGAAAGCGGCCGGCGCACAGTCCCTGCACTCCGGGAAGCACTGATGGACTATCGCCTCCTCACCCCGCTGATCAGCCCCGCAGCCGACGGGGCGCCGCCCACCTTGACGGCGCTCCGGTCCGACGTTGGAGAAATCTGGGACACATACCAGGGCTCACGGTTCGGGCTCGCGGCTCGACAGCTGCCGCTCGTACTCTCCGACGCCCTGCTCTCCGCCCGCACTTACGCCGGTAGAGAGCGGGAGGAAGCAAACGGCCTGCTGGCACTGACGTACCAGGGGGCCGCCATGGTCCTTGGCAAACTGGGAGAGAACGAACTCGCCTGGATCGCTGCCGACCGCGGACTCGCCGCAGCCCAGCAGTGCGGGAGCGACGTCATTACGGGTTCCTTGTTCCGGTCCGTGACTCACTGCCTGTTGTCGACAGGCCGCTACGAGACCGCAGTGTCCCTCGTAAACGATGCCGCTGGCGTGCTAGAGCCAGGACTCGCCGCGGCCAGCCCCGCCTTCATGTCCGTCTACGGGACTCTCTTCCTCACGGGGTCGATGGCGGCAGCGCGAGCCGAAGACCGTGCCACAACCCAGGCGTTCCTCCGCGAGGCCCAAACAGTGGCAGATCGACTCGGTGACGATGCGAACCACATGTGGACCGCCTTCGGACCCACCAACGTCGCCATCCATCGTGTGGCGACGGCCGGCGAGCTGGGTGATGTCCAGGTCGCAGTCGAACTCGGACCGCAGGTCGACACGAGCGGACTACCGGTCGAGCGCCGTGTCCGTCACAGCTTGGAAGTGGCCCGCGCCCTGAGCTCGTGGAACCGCACCGATGACGCGCTCGCCATGGTGCTCGAAGCCGAGCGGATCTCGCCAGAGCAGGTCAAGCACCACTACATGAGCCGGGAACTCGTGCTCGGCTGGATCCGTGGAACCCGCGGCCGGCCGAGCCGTCCGATCGCCGATCTGGCCGACAGGCTCCGCGTGGTGTGA
- a CDS encoding winged helix-turn-helix domain-containing protein: MDLKPSKTPNAREIAAQIRDDIAAGTYGPGARLPGAKGYAKKLGVALMTVQRAYGQLAEEGLVEGRPGSGTYVVDPVQGEPTVQQTAANIRDVHAELVRVTAQLADLAERVAKLEESKGGD; encoded by the coding sequence ATGGACTTGAAGCCCTCGAAGACGCCGAACGCCCGGGAGATCGCCGCCCAGATCCGTGACGACATCGCTGCCGGGACATACGGCCCTGGGGCTCGACTGCCCGGGGCCAAGGGGTACGCGAAGAAGCTCGGTGTGGCGCTCATGACGGTACAGAGGGCCTACGGGCAGCTCGCCGAAGAGGGGCTCGTCGAAGGGCGCCCGGGGAGCGGTACGTACGTGGTCGACCCTGTGCAGGGCGAGCCCACCGTGCAGCAGACCGCTGCGAATATCCGCGACGTTCACGCAGAGCTGGTGCGAGTCACGGCCCAGCTCGCCGACCTCGCGGAGCGGGTCGCGAAGCTGGAGGAGTCGAAGGGAGGGGACTGA